The following coding sequences lie in one Arthrobacter sp. PGP41 genomic window:
- a CDS encoding amidase: protein MNPAESSNSQPMDRSIDRRSFVNRFTALAAAASLGAVALPAVAHAAPSAAVPAGINPDAYGDVRPEALADITELTIAEAASLIRQGRLSAELLVEAYLDRIGAFDADYQAFNLVAADDALASARALAGAAYKGPLHGIPLAIKDNYYTRAYPTTANSHIFKDFVPPFDATAVSRLAGAGGIILGKTQMGPLATTRATTPDGRITTVNAWTPGNPQTNPGGSSSGSATAVAARMATSSVGTQTGGSITAPSNAQNLTGLKPTMGRVSLYGIIPLSYTRDHPGPLARDAKDAAIMLSAMAGEDPNDPRTLGLPPVPDLIQAATPVKRGNKVATRWGTRVGVIPDFTAGSSETAAARKAFLDKLAGTEGIQVVNVRLPEDWDTLTSTAFNNVRLPERSEPFLPVLRKDLRSFGVSVTGWLQGSMLGANEYVLGQRAKVLLLERVLDDLFEQCDVVLQTSPNPFDAIGLPELALPIGFDSAGVPIGTILGGQPFAEDRLLAVAAAYQAVTDWHLRRPANPAGESPEPISVDPPNSRKPFGKSARGKVAAAPVPPGRGRLEAHEVAELSQ, encoded by the coding sequence ATGAACCCGGCGGAAAGCTCGAACAGCCAGCCCATGGACCGCAGCATCGACCGCCGGTCGTTCGTCAACAGGTTCACTGCGCTGGCTGCGGCCGCCTCGTTGGGGGCGGTGGCGCTTCCAGCAGTTGCCCACGCGGCGCCCTCGGCAGCAGTGCCCGCCGGCATCAACCCGGACGCCTATGGCGACGTCCGGCCCGAGGCCCTGGCCGACATCACCGAACTGACCATCGCGGAAGCAGCAAGCCTCATCCGGCAAGGCCGGCTCAGCGCAGAACTGCTGGTGGAGGCCTACCTTGACCGGATCGGCGCCTTTGATGCGGACTACCAGGCTTTCAACCTCGTCGCCGCCGACGACGCCCTTGCCAGCGCCCGCGCCCTGGCCGGCGCGGCGTACAAGGGTCCCCTGCATGGCATTCCCCTGGCCATCAAGGACAACTACTACACCCGCGCCTATCCCACGACGGCCAATTCCCACATCTTCAAGGACTTCGTTCCGCCGTTTGACGCGACGGCGGTCTCCAGGCTGGCGGGTGCCGGCGGCATCATCCTTGGCAAGACCCAGATGGGGCCGCTCGCCACCACCCGTGCCACCACGCCTGACGGCCGCATCACCACCGTCAACGCATGGACGCCGGGGAATCCGCAGACCAACCCCGGCGGATCCTCGTCCGGCTCAGCCACGGCCGTGGCTGCCCGGATGGCAACCTCCAGCGTGGGAACCCAGACCGGCGGTTCCATCACCGCGCCCTCCAACGCCCAGAACCTCACCGGGCTCAAACCCACCATGGGCCGGGTTTCGCTGTACGGCATCATCCCCTTGAGCTATACCCGCGACCACCCCGGCCCCCTCGCCAGGGATGCCAAGGACGCGGCAATCATGTTGAGCGCCATGGCCGGCGAGGATCCCAACGATCCGCGGACACTGGGGCTTCCGCCGGTTCCGGACCTGATCCAGGCCGCCACCCCGGTGAAGCGCGGCAACAAGGTGGCCACGCGCTGGGGTACCCGCGTGGGCGTCATCCCGGACTTCACCGCGGGCTCATCGGAAACGGCGGCGGCACGGAAGGCGTTCCTGGACAAGCTCGCCGGGACTGAAGGCATCCAGGTGGTCAACGTTCGGTTGCCGGAGGACTGGGACACCCTCACCAGCACTGCATTCAACAACGTCCGGCTGCCGGAACGCAGCGAGCCCTTCCTGCCGGTGCTGCGCAAGGACCTGCGCAGCTTCGGGGTATCCGTGACCGGCTGGCTGCAGGGCTCCATGCTCGGCGCCAACGAGTATGTGCTGGGCCAGCGTGCCAAGGTCCTGCTGCTGGAACGCGTTCTGGACGACCTGTTCGAGCAGTGCGACGTGGTGCTGCAGACCAGCCCCAACCCGTTCGATGCCATCGGCCTGCCGGAACTCGCCCTGCCCATCGGCTTCGACTCCGCAGGCGTTCCCATCGGCACCATCCTCGGCGGCCAGCCCTTCGCCGAGGACCGGCTCCTTGCCGTGGCCGCGGCGTACCAGGCCGTGACGGACTGGCACCTGCGGCGACCCGCGAACCCTGCCGGCGAATCCCCCGAGCCAATCTCTGTTGATCCGCCCAACTCCCGGAAGCCCTTCGGCAAGAGCGCACGCGGCAAGGTTGCGGCCGCACCGGTTCCACCGGGCCGGGGCCGCCTTGAGGCGCATGAGGTGGCCGAGCTGTCCCAGTAG
- a CDS encoding Lrp/AsnC family transcriptional regulator, which translates to MKGLPVELSEDDLALIQVLQSSPRLGWADASKVLGVHATTLAARWERLASSGAAWVTAHLVGDPQQMLLAFVAVDCEMHQRDSVTAQLAAVPEIVTVEEAASNRDLMLTVITKSLDEFSSRVVSRLKAIEGLTKYQTALCTRLHTSADEWRLNVLDRTQLATLRTLGASAGARTRGPDPQGELPASHLDLLPYLARDGRATAADIARGLGRHPATVQRQLNRVLASGILLFRCEIAQAYSSFPVTCQWFANVPAGRHEAAAAEIRTISNVRLSASTTGPTNFVIIMWLQSLADVMNAELALQQKVPDIELVESVVMLRTVKRVGWMLKEDTTSSGAVVVEAGGLPAAE; encoded by the coding sequence ATGAAGGGGCTGCCCGTGGAACTCAGCGAAGACGACCTGGCACTCATCCAGGTACTGCAGTCCTCTCCGCGGCTCGGCTGGGCGGATGCGTCAAAGGTGCTGGGCGTCCACGCCACCACGCTTGCGGCCCGGTGGGAGCGGCTGGCATCAAGCGGGGCAGCGTGGGTCACTGCCCACCTGGTGGGGGATCCCCAGCAGATGCTCCTGGCGTTTGTTGCGGTGGACTGCGAGATGCACCAACGCGACAGCGTCACGGCGCAACTGGCGGCCGTGCCGGAGATCGTCACCGTCGAGGAGGCGGCCAGCAACCGGGACCTGATGCTGACCGTCATCACGAAATCACTGGACGAGTTCAGCAGCCGGGTTGTTTCCCGGCTGAAGGCCATCGAGGGGCTCACCAAGTACCAGACGGCGCTGTGCACGCGGCTTCACACCAGCGCGGACGAGTGGCGCCTGAACGTCCTGGACCGGACCCAGCTGGCGACCCTGAGGACGCTGGGTGCTTCGGCCGGTGCGCGGACGCGGGGGCCGGACCCGCAGGGCGAACTGCCGGCAAGCCACCTGGACCTGTTGCCTTACCTCGCACGGGACGGACGCGCCACCGCGGCGGACATCGCGCGGGGGCTGGGGCGCCATCCGGCGACGGTGCAGCGGCAGCTGAACCGTGTGCTGGCCAGCGGCATCCTGCTGTTCCGGTGCGAGATTGCGCAGGCCTACTCTTCCTTCCCGGTGACCTGCCAGTGGTTCGCGAACGTTCCGGCCGGCCGCCATGAAGCTGCCGCTGCCGAGATCCGCACCATCAGCAACGTCCGGCTCAGCGCATCCACCACGGGCCCCACCAATTTCGTGATCATCATGTGGCTGCAGTCCCTGGCAGACGTGATGAACGCCGAGCTGGCGCTACAGCAGAAGGTGCCGGACATCGAACTGGTGGAGAGCGTGGTGATGCTGCGGACCGTCAAGCGGGTCGGCTGGATGCTGAAGGAGGATACGACGTCGAGCGGCGCGGTGGTGGTGGAGGCCGGAGGGCTGCCGGCTGCGGAGTGA
- a CDS encoding Rieske 2Fe-2S domain-containing protein, whose protein sequence is MKPLPALELVTRLEDAEWLDPLSKKVRKVVKRVIRPKWARDVLHGVPIGHPVHPLAVQVPLGAWISAAVLDALPGNDRAAALLIGVGTGAAVPTAVAGFTDWTQLHPQQQRVGLVHAAANITATSLYAASLVARAQGSRAAGKALAYLGLAAVGAGGFLGGHLTYRQAAGVNHSEEIPHRFPSGWQPLAPLAELPDGKLHKLVVAEIPLLVYREAEDVRVLSDVCSHLSGPLHEGKLRGGRLQAGAVRAGGASGGGDGSGDPCVVCPWHGSTFSLRTGEVQAGPATARQPLFETRVSDGLVEVCLPGAG, encoded by the coding sequence ATGAAACCGCTGCCTGCACTGGAACTTGTTACCCGCCTGGAGGATGCCGAGTGGCTGGATCCCCTTTCCAAGAAGGTCCGAAAAGTGGTGAAGCGCGTCATCCGGCCCAAGTGGGCGCGCGACGTCCTGCACGGGGTCCCGATCGGGCACCCTGTGCACCCGCTGGCGGTCCAGGTGCCGTTGGGTGCATGGATATCCGCCGCCGTGCTTGACGCCTTGCCCGGCAACGACCGGGCCGCCGCACTGCTGATAGGAGTGGGAACCGGCGCCGCTGTGCCTACCGCGGTGGCCGGCTTTACCGACTGGACCCAGTTGCACCCGCAGCAGCAGCGGGTTGGACTTGTCCACGCTGCTGCCAACATCACCGCCACGAGCCTTTACGCCGCCTCCCTGGTTGCACGTGCCCAGGGAAGCCGGGCAGCCGGCAAGGCGCTTGCGTACCTTGGCCTTGCCGCAGTGGGCGCTGGCGGTTTCCTGGGCGGCCACCTCACCTACCGGCAGGCGGCCGGCGTGAACCACAGCGAGGAGATCCCGCACCGCTTCCCGAGCGGCTGGCAGCCCCTGGCACCGCTCGCGGAACTGCCGGACGGCAAGCTCCACAAACTTGTTGTTGCCGAAATCCCGTTGCTTGTCTACCGGGAGGCAGAAGACGTGCGCGTTCTGTCCGATGTCTGCAGCCACCTCTCCGGGCCGCTGCACGAAGGCAAGCTGAGGGGCGGAAGGCTTCAGGCCGGGGCGGTTCGGGCTGGCGGGGCTTCTGGCGGTGGTGATGGCAGCGGCGACCCGTGCGTCGTCTGCCCCTGGCACGGAAGCACCTTCTCGCTCCGTACGGGGGAAGTCCAGGCTGGCCCCGCAACGGCACGGCAGCCACTGTTCGAAACCCGTGTGAGCGACGGCCTCGTGGAAGTCTGCCTGCCGGGGGCCGGCTGA
- a CDS encoding PTS transporter subunit EIIC: MSTSETTALAPEKKPNRAFATLQRLGRCLMLPIAVLPAAGILLRIGQADLLGAIPGFEGGAAVISAAGNAVFTWLPLIFAVGIAIGWAKKADGSTALAAVVGYMVIDGVFKAMSPLVLAGQVDPAGKPAMINYGVLAGIVVGLLSAMLWQRFYRTKLPDFLGFFSGRRLVPILTSVTSLAAGVVLALFYPLFNAGLSAVGEAVAGNAVAGGGVYGFANRMLIPAGLHHILNSAVWFLIGDYTDASGQLVRGDLNRFFAGDPSAGIFMTGFFPIMMFGLPAAALAIWRHAKPSQKKIVGGIMLSTALTAFFTGITEPLEYSFMFVAFPLYIVHAVLTGTSMALVNALDIHHGFTFSAGLIDFVLNFGKSENGWLLIPIGLGYAVVYYFLFSIVIKRWNLRTPGREDDEVTVETDAAK; the protein is encoded by the coding sequence ATGTCAACGTCCGAGACCACCGCCCTGGCTCCAGAGAAGAAGCCGAACAGGGCCTTCGCAACCCTCCAGCGGCTGGGCCGCTGCCTGATGCTGCCCATCGCCGTCCTCCCCGCCGCCGGCATCCTGCTTCGCATCGGGCAGGCAGACCTGTTGGGCGCGATCCCCGGCTTCGAAGGCGGCGCAGCCGTCATCTCCGCCGCGGGCAACGCCGTCTTCACCTGGCTGCCGCTCATCTTCGCCGTCGGCATCGCCATCGGCTGGGCCAAGAAGGCCGACGGTTCCACCGCATTGGCAGCAGTGGTGGGATACATGGTGATTGACGGCGTCTTCAAGGCCATGTCCCCCCTGGTCCTGGCCGGCCAGGTTGACCCCGCCGGCAAGCCCGCCATGATCAACTACGGCGTCCTGGCCGGCATTGTGGTGGGCCTGCTGTCCGCCATGCTTTGGCAGCGGTTCTACCGCACCAAACTGCCGGACTTCCTGGGCTTCTTCAGCGGCCGCCGCCTGGTGCCCATCCTGACGTCCGTCACCAGCCTGGCAGCCGGCGTCGTCCTTGCCCTGTTCTACCCGCTCTTCAACGCCGGGCTCTCGGCAGTGGGCGAAGCCGTAGCCGGCAACGCCGTGGCCGGTGGCGGCGTCTATGGTTTCGCCAACCGCATGCTCATCCCGGCCGGCCTGCACCACATCCTCAACTCCGCCGTGTGGTTCCTCATTGGCGACTACACCGACGCCTCGGGACAGCTTGTCCGCGGCGACCTCAACCGCTTCTTCGCCGGCGACCCCAGCGCAGGCATCTTCATGACCGGATTCTTCCCCATCATGATGTTCGGCCTGCCGGCAGCAGCCCTTGCCATCTGGCGCCACGCCAAGCCCTCGCAAAAGAAGATCGTGGGCGGCATCATGCTTTCCACCGCCCTCACCGCCTTCTTCACCGGCATCACCGAACCGCTTGAGTACTCCTTCATGTTCGTCGCCTTCCCGCTCTACATCGTCCATGCAGTCCTCACCGGGACGTCCATGGCCCTGGTCAATGCCCTGGACATCCACCATGGCTTCACGTTCTCTGCCGGGCTGATCGACTTCGTCCTCAACTTCGGTAAGTCGGAGAACGGCTGGCTGCTCATCCCCATCGGACTGGGCTACGCGGTGGTCTACTACTTCCTCTTCTCCATCGTCATCAAGCGCTGGAACCTGCGGACGCCCGGCCGCGAAGACGACGAAGTCACTGTGGAGACAGACGCCGCCAAGTAG
- a CDS encoding copper homeostasis protein CutC — MAGALSTGQGTPVAVVSRPQLELAVENADGVRLAAAVGAARVELCAALAETEGITPSIGMTEQACRVGLPVHVLVRPRPGNFAYSDDELDVIERDVAASLAAGAAGVVVGLLGADGGPDVPALRRIVEAARRSNPSAEITFHRAFDAALAAGADPADALARLQQAGVDRVLTSGGSPDCGSGLAMLGGLVGLGRTHAPTVQIMAGGGVTLDLVPSLLGIGVHAVHTSARPRLNGRSGTDRADAADPDLAARLAAALTTRGLEP, encoded by the coding sequence GTGGCAGGGGCTCTGAGCACGGGCCAGGGTACGCCGGTGGCTGTCGTCAGCCGGCCGCAGCTGGAGCTTGCCGTGGAAAATGCCGACGGCGTGCGGCTGGCTGCCGCCGTCGGCGCGGCCCGCGTGGAGCTCTGCGCAGCCCTCGCCGAAACCGAGGGCATCACACCCAGCATCGGGATGACGGAACAGGCCTGCCGCGTCGGGCTGCCCGTCCACGTCCTGGTGCGGCCGCGCCCGGGCAACTTCGCCTACTCCGATGACGAACTCGACGTCATCGAGCGCGACGTGGCCGCCTCGCTGGCCGCCGGGGCCGCCGGTGTCGTGGTGGGGCTGCTCGGGGCCGACGGCGGGCCGGACGTTCCTGCCCTCCGCCGGATCGTTGAAGCGGCACGCCGGTCCAATCCGTCTGCGGAAATCACGTTCCACCGGGCGTTCGATGCTGCCCTCGCGGCCGGCGCCGACCCTGCGGACGCGCTGGCCCGGCTCCAGCAGGCAGGCGTGGACCGCGTCCTGACGAGCGGCGGCAGTCCGGACTGCGGCTCAGGCCTCGCCATGCTGGGCGGCCTGGTCGGGCTGGGACGCACGCACGCTCCGACGGTCCAGATCATGGCCGGCGGAGGAGTGACGCTTGACCTGGTACCGTCACTGCTCGGCATCGGCGTCCACGCCGTGCACACCTCCGCCCGGCCACGCCTGAACGGCCGTTCCGGCACGGACCGCGCAGATGCCGCCGATCCTGACCTGGCAGCCCGGTTGGCGGCAGCACTGACGACGCGAGGACTGGAACCATGA
- a CDS encoding N-acetylglucosamine-6-phosphate deacetylase, with protein MSPELILRGRIVTGSMDVPDGVVAVDGGVITYAGPASGFSVPDSGGAEGAGPDVAGRVLLPGLVDLHCHGALGSDFSEGSVEGARSAAQYLHSRGTTTLLGSLVTGSPEHLVRNLKALRGLADEGLIAGSHLEGPFLASAQCGAHDPALLREPDAGLVAELLEAAGPSLASMTLAAELPGAGALAAMLTARGIIPSLGHTAADPSTAAAFLEQAAAGLAAPGSPSARTRPTVTHLFNAMPGLHHRSPGPVSSSLRAAHAGNAVVELIADGVHLAPETVKMVFELVGAENIALVTDSMAATGLHDGQYRLGTLAVTVDRGVARVDNTGAIAGGTATLLDVVRTTVAAGVTLQAAVLAATAVPASVLGLSLQVGDLRAGMRADVVLVDRDLRLGGVLRRGEWVTPPG; from the coding sequence ATGAGCCCCGAACTGATTCTTCGTGGCCGCATTGTCACCGGAAGCATGGACGTCCCCGATGGTGTCGTGGCGGTCGACGGCGGCGTGATCACCTACGCGGGCCCGGCGTCGGGATTTTCCGTGCCGGACTCAGGCGGGGCCGAAGGTGCCGGGCCGGACGTTGCCGGACGTGTCCTTTTGCCCGGGCTGGTGGACCTGCATTGCCATGGGGCACTGGGCTCGGATTTCTCCGAAGGATCCGTCGAGGGTGCCCGGTCCGCGGCACAATACCTGCACAGCCGCGGAACCACCACGCTGCTGGGGAGCCTGGTGACGGGATCGCCGGAGCACCTGGTCCGGAACCTCAAAGCCCTGCGGGGCCTGGCGGATGAGGGGCTGATCGCCGGTTCCCATCTTGAGGGCCCCTTCCTCGCTTCGGCACAGTGCGGCGCACACGACCCCGCGCTGCTGCGCGAACCCGACGCCGGACTGGTGGCCGAGCTGCTTGAAGCGGCCGGCCCGTCCCTGGCCTCAATGACATTAGCAGCGGAACTTCCGGGCGCTGGAGCCCTTGCGGCCATGCTCACTGCGCGGGGGATCATTCCCTCCCTGGGCCACACTGCCGCAGACCCCAGCACCGCGGCAGCCTTCCTGGAACAGGCGGCCGCAGGACTCGCGGCCCCGGGCAGCCCCTCCGCCAGGACGCGCCCAACCGTCACGCACCTGTTCAATGCCATGCCCGGCCTGCACCACCGCTCCCCCGGACCGGTGTCATCCAGCCTCCGGGCTGCGCACGCAGGCAACGCCGTGGTGGAGCTGATCGCCGACGGCGTCCACCTTGCCCCGGAAACCGTCAAGATGGTGTTCGAGCTGGTGGGGGCAGAAAACATCGCACTGGTCACCGACTCGATGGCCGCCACCGGCCTTCACGACGGCCAGTACCGGCTGGGGACACTGGCTGTCACGGTGGACAGGGGCGTGGCCAGGGTGGACAACACCGGTGCCATCGCGGGTGGAACCGCTACCTTGCTGGACGTTGTGCGGACCACGGTTGCGGCAGGCGTCACCCTTCAGGCTGCGGTCCTCGCGGCAACGGCCGTACCTGCCTCCGTCCTGGGACTGTCCTTGCAGGTGGGAGACCTGCGCGCCGGCATGCGTGCCGACGTCGTCCTTGTTGACCGGGACCTGCGTCTTGGGGGAGTGCTGCGCCGGGGCGAGTGGGTCACGCCGCCGGGGTAG
- a CDS encoding putative quinol monooxygenase — MTFANVGTLETKPGQRDAVVSILVRPMAGLKEAGCLLYEVGINDAAPDTVFVCELWESPEAHRASLELDSVQEAITEAMPLLSGEMGGHQFTVLGSPLR; from the coding sequence ATGACGTTTGCGAATGTGGGAACCCTTGAGACCAAGCCCGGCCAGCGCGACGCCGTAGTTTCCATCCTGGTCCGGCCCATGGCCGGGCTGAAGGAGGCAGGCTGCCTGCTCTACGAGGTGGGCATCAACGATGCCGCGCCGGATACGGTGTTCGTGTGTGAACTGTGGGAATCACCGGAGGCACACCGGGCTTCGTTGGAACTGGACAGCGTGCAGGAGGCCATAACCGAGGCCATGCCCCTGCTGTCCGGTGAAATGGGCGGCCATCAGTTCACGGTCCTGGGCTCTCCGCTGCGTTAG
- the nagB gene encoding glucosamine-6-phosphate deaminase: MEIIILPAPADVARTAADAIEEQVRRGPSVLGLATGSTPLGTYQELIERHRTGGLSFAGAQAFLLDEYVGLPSTHPQSYHSVIRDEFTASVDFDADAVHGLDGMAEDLRAEAEQYEARIAAAGGVDIQILGIGTDGHVGFNEPMSSLASRTRIKTLTRQTRQDNARFFDHADDVPDHVLTQGLGTIREARHLLLLAMGEAKAEAIAAAVEGPVAANCPASALQLHPHVTVLVDEAAASLLAHRAYYQDTFGRKPAWQGL; this comes from the coding sequence GTGGAAATCATCATCCTTCCCGCCCCTGCCGACGTAGCACGCACGGCCGCGGACGCCATCGAGGAACAGGTCCGCCGCGGCCCGTCCGTCCTGGGCCTCGCCACCGGGTCCACCCCGCTGGGCACCTACCAGGAGCTCATCGAACGGCACCGGACCGGCGGCCTGAGCTTTGCCGGGGCGCAAGCCTTCCTCCTCGATGAGTATGTTGGCCTGCCCAGCACGCACCCGCAGTCCTACCACTCGGTGATCCGGGACGAGTTCACGGCCAGCGTGGATTTCGATGCGGACGCGGTACATGGGCTGGACGGGATGGCGGAGGACCTGCGGGCCGAGGCGGAGCAGTACGAGGCGCGGATTGCAGCTGCGGGAGGGGTGGATATCCAGATCCTGGGCATCGGCACGGACGGCCACGTGGGGTTCAACGAACCGATGTCGTCACTGGCCTCCCGGACCAGGATCAAGACCCTCACCCGGCAGACGCGGCAGGACAACGCCCGCTTCTTCGACCACGCGGACGACGTGCCGGACCATGTCCTGACGCAGGGGCTGGGCACCATCCGCGAGGCCCGGCACCTGCTGCTGCTCGCCATGGGCGAGGCCAAGGCGGAGGCCATCGCGGCCGCCGTCGAGGGCCCGGTCGCCGCCAACTGCCCCGCGTCCGCGCTCCAGCTGCATCCGCATGTCACGGTCCTGGTTGACGAGGCCGCGGCCTCGCTGCTGGCCCACCGGGCCTACTACCAGGACACGTTCGGACGGAAGCCGGCGTGGCAGGGGCTCTGA
- a CDS encoding M20 metallopeptidase family protein — protein sequence MPVTEDAQELQGDLIHLRHDLHRHPEIGLHLPRTQEKVLQALDGLPFEITLGKDTTSVTAVLRGGGSIDASGSTTDRPAVLLRADMDGLPVQEKTGVEFSSQADGAMHACGHDLHTSMLAGAATLLAEKQHQLQGDVVLMFQPGEEGCDGASYMIREGVLDAAGTRVQAAYGMHVFSSLEPHGTFCTKPGVMLSASDGLEVTVLGAGGHGSAPHSAKDPVTVAAEMVTALQVMVTRQFNMFDPVVLSVGVLHAGTKRNVIPETARIEATVRTFSEESRLKMKEAAPRLLQGIAAAHGVEVHVDYQEEYPLTITNEDETHTAEKVIAGLFGERRLSRWATPLSGSEDFSRVLAEVPGTFVGLSAVAPGGNPATSPFNHSPYATFDDGVLADGAALYTELATSRLAALAAAS from the coding sequence GTGCCCGTAACCGAAGATGCGCAGGAACTGCAGGGGGACCTCATCCACCTCCGCCACGACCTGCACAGGCACCCGGAAATCGGGCTCCACCTTCCGCGGACCCAGGAGAAGGTCCTCCAGGCGCTGGACGGACTTCCCTTCGAGATCACCCTGGGCAAAGACACCACCTCCGTCACCGCGGTGCTCCGCGGCGGCGGCAGCATCGATGCGTCGGGAAGCACAACGGACCGGCCCGCCGTCCTCCTCCGCGCGGACATGGACGGCCTCCCGGTGCAGGAAAAGACCGGCGTCGAATTCTCATCCCAGGCAGATGGCGCCATGCACGCCTGCGGCCACGACCTGCACACCTCGATGCTCGCCGGAGCCGCCACGCTCCTCGCCGAGAAGCAGCACCAGCTGCAGGGCGACGTCGTCCTCATGTTCCAGCCCGGGGAAGAAGGCTGCGACGGCGCCAGCTACATGATCCGCGAAGGCGTCCTGGACGCCGCCGGCACCCGCGTCCAGGCGGCCTACGGGATGCACGTGTTTTCCTCCCTGGAGCCCCACGGCACCTTTTGCACAAAGCCCGGCGTGATGCTCAGCGCCTCGGACGGGCTTGAGGTCACGGTGCTCGGCGCCGGCGGCCACGGCTCGGCCCCGCACTCCGCGAAGGATCCCGTCACCGTGGCGGCCGAAATGGTCACGGCCCTCCAGGTCATGGTGACCCGGCAGTTCAACATGTTCGATCCCGTGGTGCTCTCGGTGGGGGTGCTCCATGCCGGCACCAAGCGGAACGTCATTCCCGAAACGGCGCGCATCGAGGCGACGGTCCGGACCTTCTCCGAGGAATCCCGCCTGAAGATGAAGGAGGCCGCGCCGCGCCTCCTGCAAGGAATCGCTGCCGCGCACGGGGTGGAAGTCCACGTCGACTACCAGGAGGAATACCCCCTCACCATCACCAACGAGGACGAGACCCACACGGCGGAAAAAGTCATTGCAGGGCTCTTCGGCGAGCGCCGCCTCTCCCGCTGGGCCACTCCCCTGAGCGGCTCCGAGGACTTCTCCCGGGTGCTGGCCGAGGTGCCGGGCACCTTCGTCGGCCTCAGCGCCGTCGCCCCTGGCGGCAATCCGGCCACCTCACCGTTCAACCACTCGCCTTACGCAACGTTCGACGACGGCGTGCTGGCTGACGGGGCAGCGCTGTACACCGAGCTCGCCACCTCGCGACTGGCGGCGCTTGCGGCGGCGTCCTAG
- a CDS encoding cation:dicarboxylate symporter family transporter — protein sequence MNFTADAAPSPQSPTGAARKPLYKSLFFQILVAVVAGILIGHFWPNIGAALRPLGDGFIQLIKMIIAPLIFLVIVTGIAAVSDVKAVGRTGVKALTYFTAATLFALVFGLVVGNLVQPGAGLNIDPASLSQDALNAKTATAPPKDAGAFILGIIPTSVVGAFAGNSLLQVLCFAVFFGAAIVVVGRERCLPVITLMETVLELFFKIMGWVMRVAPVGAFGAMAFIIGQYGLGSLGTYALLIAACYGAAIVFIGLLFVVAWAYPRVPLWQFMKYTREEFLLALGTASTESVLPRIMTKLTNAGCSRATTGLVIPTGYSFNLDGAALYLSISLLFLAQAFGYNLDLGQQLAALGVLMLTSKGMAGVPGSAFLALSATAGALGIFPVAGVALLLGADRLMDSMRVVVNLLGNCVATFVVAKWEGQFDRAAMLRAFAGDITTAEAASGPPGTEVPGGPAVVTEIERSHPVEAPAVETSPATAR from the coding sequence ATGAACTTCACCGCCGACGCAGCACCCTCCCCGCAATCACCAACCGGGGCAGCCAGGAAACCGCTCTACAAGTCCCTCTTTTTCCAGATCCTGGTTGCCGTCGTCGCAGGCATCCTGATCGGCCACTTCTGGCCAAACATCGGCGCAGCGCTTCGCCCCTTGGGTGACGGCTTCATCCAGCTGATCAAGATGATCATCGCACCGCTGATTTTCCTGGTGATCGTCACCGGCATCGCGGCGGTCAGCGACGTCAAGGCCGTGGGCCGCACCGGCGTCAAGGCGCTGACCTACTTCACGGCGGCCACCCTGTTTGCCCTGGTCTTCGGCCTCGTTGTGGGGAACCTTGTCCAGCCCGGCGCGGGACTGAACATCGATCCGGCGTCGCTCTCCCAGGACGCGCTCAATGCGAAAACCGCAACCGCCCCGCCCAAGGATGCCGGCGCCTTCATCCTGGGAATCATTCCCACGAGCGTGGTGGGCGCCTTTGCCGGCAACAGCCTGCTGCAGGTCCTGTGCTTCGCGGTGTTCTTCGGTGCGGCGATCGTCGTCGTCGGCCGTGAACGCTGCCTGCCGGTGATCACCCTGATGGAAACGGTGCTCGAACTGTTCTTCAAGATCATGGGCTGGGTCATGCGGGTGGCTCCGGTGGGAGCCTTTGGCGCCATGGCCTTCATCATCGGCCAGTACGGCCTGGGCTCGCTGGGCACCTATGCGCTGCTGATCGCGGCCTGCTATGGCGCGGCAATAGTGTTCATCGGTCTGCTGTTCGTTGTGGCATGGGCATATCCGCGGGTGCCGCTGTGGCAGTTCATGAAGTACACCCGCGAGGAATTCCTCCTGGCACTGGGCACCGCGTCCACCGAGTCTGTGCTGCCACGCATCATGACCAAGCTGACCAACGCCGGCTGTTCCCGTGCCACCACCGGCCTGGTGATCCCCACCGGATACTCCTTCAACCTGGACGGCGCCGCGCTGTACCTTTCCATCTCGCTGCTGTTCCTGGCGCAGGCCTTTGGCTACAACCTGGACCTGGGCCAGCAGCTTGCCGCCCTCGGGGTCCTCATGCTCACCTCCAAGGGAATGGCCGGCGTACCCGGTTCGGCGTTCCTGGCGCTCTCCGCCACCGCGGGTGCGCTGGGGATCTTCCCAGTGGCCGGCGTCGCGCTGCTCCTTGGCGCGGACCGGCTGATGGACTCCATGCGCGTAGTGGTGAACCTGCTGGGGAACTGCGTTGCCACTTTTGTGGTGGCCAAGTGGGAGGGCCAGTTCGACCGTGCCGCCATGTTGCGTGCCTTTGCCGGTGACATTACGACGGCGGAGGCGGCATCCGGCCCGCCCGGCACCGAGGTGCCGGGCGGCCCCGCAGTGGTGACCGAAATCGAACGGTCCCACCCGGTGGAAGCCCCAGCCGTGGAGACTTCCCCTGCGACGGCGCGGTAG